One window of the Triticum dicoccoides isolate Atlit2015 ecotype Zavitan chromosome 3B, WEW_v2.0, whole genome shotgun sequence genome contains the following:
- the LOC119280184 gene encoding uncharacterized protein LOC119280184: MTAPPSPPSSRHRPLLLPHASLPCHPAASSLGRFLLPSRRSPPLTLETDDFGKEGAHKGEVLERKVEEFFRALKKGPEEGKANDASTTAKKKAVLGGAPRQVKRDAEREEEDWPRPHLASTRMELPPRWDGPTGTVVLIDKPKGWTSFTVCGKLRRLVKVQKVGHAGTLDPMATRLLIVCVGKATKVVDRYQGMVKGYSGVFRLGEATSTWDADSPECSSLDAVTESLLNVRRSSAA, from the exons ATGACCGCGccgccctctcctccttcctcacgccaccgccctctcctccttcctcacgCCTCCCTGCCGTgccaccccgccgcctcctccctcggtcGCTTCCTCCTCCCCTCCCGCCGTTCCCCTCCCCTAACCCTAGAAACTGATGATTTCGGGAAGGAGGGGGCACACAAGGGGGAGGTGCTGGAGAGGAAGGTGGAGGAGTTCTTCAGGGCCCTGAAGAAAGGGCCCGAGGAGGGGAAGGCCAACGACGCTTcgacaacggcgaagaagaaggcggTGTTGGGAGGGGCGCCGAGGCAGGTGAAGCGGGATGCGGAGAGGGAGGAAGAAGACTGGCCGCGGCCGCACCTCGCGAGCACGAGGATGGAGCTGCCGCCAAGGTGGGACGGGCCGACAGGGACCGTCGTGCTCATCGACAAGCCCAAAG GGTGGACCTCATTTACTGTTTGTGGAAAACTACGGCGGTTGGTGAAAGTGCAAAAG GTTGGCCATGCTGGTACTCTGGATCCTATGGCCACTAGATTGTTGATTGTTTGTGTGGGCAAAGCAACCAAAGTTGTTGATAG ATATCAAGGCATGGTTAAAGGCTATAGTGGTGTTTTCCGGCTTGGGGAAGCAACATCAACCTGGGATGCAGATTCACCA GAGTGTAGCAGCCTCGACGCAGTGACCGAGTCACTCCTGAATGTGCGGAGAAGCAGTGCCGCCTAG